The following nucleotide sequence is from Streptomyces leeuwenhoekii.
CGGGGCGCCCCGGCCGGCCGCGAGCGCCCGCTCGGCCAGGGCGTGCCACTCGGCGGCGTCGGGGCGCCCCGCGGTGTCCACCTCGGCGTGGCGCTCGATGCCCGCGAAGCCCCCGGTGCGTGTCACCTGAATGCGCATGGGGTCGTGTCTAGTACGGATTCACGCAGTCCGCACCCCGACGTGCTCCCACGCCTTGCCCACCGCGTCCAGTTCCTCGCCCTCCCCGTACCGGGCGCGGGCGGCCTTCACCGTCAGTTTGGCGAAGTCCGTGAACCGCGCGTCCTGCTCCAGCTCGCCGCCGGTCAGCACGTCGTACCAGACCTGTCCGGCCCGCTCCCAGGCGTTGCCGCCGAGCACGGTGGCCGCCCGGTAGAAGGCGTGGTTGGGGATGCCCGAGTTGATGTGGACGCCGCCGTTGTCGCGGCTGGTGTGGACGTAGTCGTCCATCGTCGCGGGCTGCGGGTCCTTGCCGAGGACGTCGTCGTCGTACGCCGTGCCGGGCTCCTTCATGGAGCGCAGCGCCTTGCCGGTGACGCGCGGGGCGAGGAGTTCGGCGCCGATCAGCCAGTCCGCCTCGGCGGCGGTCTGCCCGAGGGCGTACTGCTTGACGAGGGAGCCGAAGACGTCCGACAGCGACTCGTTGAGCGCGCCGGACTGCCCGTAGTAGGTCAGGTTGGCGGTGTACTGGGTGACGCCGTGGGCGAGTTCGTGGCCGATGACGTCGATGGACCGGGTGAAGTCCA
It contains:
- a CDS encoding protealysin inhibitor emfourin, yielding MRIQVTRTGGFAGIERHAEVDTAGRPDAAEWHALAERALAAGRGAPPVGVPDGFGYEITVDGTTVYTADPGLTEEQRTLVSRVLKEGA
- a CDS encoding M4 family metallopeptidase yields the protein MTSFGGFQPVFCTIVPPHVLDRLAQNEDPRLADPARRTLQRDASARTRRHLAAVAGAPAAARRAGAEAGKPHRTIYDARHGTDLPGTKVRGEGDEPGSDATVNRAYTGLGATFELFLSAYRRDSIDGSGLPLDATVHYDREYNNAFWDGEQMVFGDGDGEIFLDFTRSIDVIGHELAHGVTQYTANLTYYGQSGALNESLSDVFGSLVKQYALGQTAAEADWLIGAELLAPRVTGKALRSMKEPGTAYDDDVLGKDPQPATMDDYVHTSRDNGGVHINSGIPNHAFYRAATVLGGNAWERAGQVWYDVLTGGELEQDARFTDFAKLTVKAARARYGEGEELDAVGKAWEHVGVRTA